In Dromaius novaehollandiae isolate bDroNov1 chromosome 2, bDroNov1.hap1, whole genome shotgun sequence, one DNA window encodes the following:
- the PSMG2 gene encoding proteasome assembly chaperone 2 isoform X1: MFVPCDRGGGPACSDFEGFTLLVPAVSVGNVGQLAIDLVISTLDMTKVGYFYTDCLVPMVGNNPYATAEENSTELSINAEVYTLPSRKLVVLQIRSPFIKNKYRPFSQALLSWVQTSKCARVILLSSSHAYQRDDEQLLGTPLRYLLTPALEKSVEGLMQGLKWKEMEKVAAYPGINDTEKVLHIPGGGITKLLFTECCSKGIQMAIVLKFCSEGDNIPDAFALVNYLNEWLQLIKSESSNSTTTSSQWKIPSSWSLLFGSGLPPALF; the protein is encoded by the exons ATGTTTGTTCCTTGCGACCGTGGCGGCGGCCCCGCCTGCTCGGACTTCGAAGGCTTCACTCTGCTCGTG CCAGCAGTGTCAGTGGGAAATGTTGGTCAACTGGCAATAGACCTAGTGATTTCAACGCTTGACATGACTAAAGTTGGCTACTTCTACACTGATTGTCTTGTGCCAATGGTTGGGAATAATCCATATgcaactgcagaagaaaactcAACGGAGCTGAGTATAAATGCTGAAG TGTATACATTACCTTCAAGGAAACTTGTAGTTCTGCAGATCAGATCACCTTTTATAAAG AACAAGTACAGGCCGTTCTCTCAAGCACTGCTTTCTTGGGTGCAAACCAGCAAATGTGCCAGAGTTATTCTTCTGTCTAGCAGCCATGCATACCAACGTGATGATGAGCAACTTCTTGG GACTCCACTACGCTACCTACTTACACCTGCTCTTGAGAAGTCAGTGGAAGGCCTTATGCAGGgattaaaatggaaagaaatggaaaaagtagCAGCTTACCCTGGAATAAATGATACAGAGAAAGTTTTACATATACCTGGAGGTGGCATCACAAAACTGTTGTTTACTGAGTG TTGTTCAAAAGGAATCCAAATGGCGATTGTTCTGAAGTTTTGCTCTGAAGGGGACAATATCCCTGATGCATTTGCTCTTGTTAACTATCTTAATGAATGGCTCCAGCTAATTAAAAGTGAA AGCAGCAATTCTACAACTACTTCTTCACAATGGAAAATACCAAGTTCTTGGAGCTTACTTTTTGGCAGTGGTCTTCCACCTGCACTCTTCTGA
- the PSMG2 gene encoding proteasome assembly chaperone 2 isoform X2 — protein sequence MTKVGYFYTDCLVPMVGNNPYATAEENSTELSINAEVYTLPSRKLVVLQIRSPFIKNKYRPFSQALLSWVQTSKCARVILLSSSHAYQRDDEQLLGTPLRYLLTPALEKSVEGLMQGLKWKEMEKVAAYPGINDTEKVLHIPGGGITKLLFTECCSKGIQMAIVLKFCSEGDNIPDAFALVNYLNEWLQLIKSESSNSTTTSSQWKIPSSWSLLFGSGLPPALF from the exons ATGACTAAAGTTGGCTACTTCTACACTGATTGTCTTGTGCCAATGGTTGGGAATAATCCATATgcaactgcagaagaaaactcAACGGAGCTGAGTATAAATGCTGAAG TGTATACATTACCTTCAAGGAAACTTGTAGTTCTGCAGATCAGATCACCTTTTATAAAG AACAAGTACAGGCCGTTCTCTCAAGCACTGCTTTCTTGGGTGCAAACCAGCAAATGTGCCAGAGTTATTCTTCTGTCTAGCAGCCATGCATACCAACGTGATGATGAGCAACTTCTTGG GACTCCACTACGCTACCTACTTACACCTGCTCTTGAGAAGTCAGTGGAAGGCCTTATGCAGGgattaaaatggaaagaaatggaaaaagtagCAGCTTACCCTGGAATAAATGATACAGAGAAAGTTTTACATATACCTGGAGGTGGCATCACAAAACTGTTGTTTACTGAGTG TTGTTCAAAAGGAATCCAAATGGCGATTGTTCTGAAGTTTTGCTCTGAAGGGGACAATATCCCTGATGCATTTGCTCTTGTTAACTATCTTAATGAATGGCTCCAGCTAATTAAAAGTGAA AGCAGCAATTCTACAACTACTTCTTCACAATGGAAAATACCAAGTTCTTGGAGCTTACTTTTTGGCAGTGGTCTTCCACCTGCACTCTTCTGA